A window of the Sabethes cyaneus chromosome 1, idSabCyanKW18_F2, whole genome shotgun sequence genome harbors these coding sequences:
- the LOC128732707 gene encoding uncharacterized protein LOC128732707 yields MDALDGVPKCVLGYQVKTRTQIVLGFLVPVVFELLVYIVVTTADILVVIEHFHNGNPAWAWFTLALVWLPAIACFSAILSSPSHWPEAVGCDERTWRFIGKNLLVLLLFPVAAIYRFNRRLFWSIEALFHDRSSYGRVQAVEKIRETSPYELYHFLQAFLQSAPQMLLQLYILLRGNTFRNYETVTAQVVSIIFSFLTMSSIVTSYQRFESQKVVGRCYPWSSEEQVKARKRQFMRTTSTAESVLVRNASTFIPPERDPIAPNIMRNFYSKFGEEPSSSSGGSGIPRKTMYVDQSNYDSYTSKKHKDPYENFTDDDKLTVSDTVDSLSPTVSFKQDLIDNIDDIREYVRRTDDAKIGAAPIDSSDEEYEDSVLEETFDQSPRTPAPPTPAAYIMNRASVLKDIFVFNTENFIKDHVPRLPKGLFEHSEEKSADQVDGDTVSLPSRRQMIHGLEDDDLIGKSVSFTGWVTFLLMRMIALSVFYVFFPTYFWMVCLNHYLLMIACIIYEVRFHEKLERYFFYLFLAYIYMFSLLEFKIKFIHVRTWYIGYFIVVFAENIALSALWYHLGSFESWWFDFLHYLTIASGILSLLCLLFYYAFLRPKDKLLFVN; encoded by the exons ATGGACGCCCTGGATGGTGTTCCCAAGTGCGTACTGGGCTATCAGGTCAAAACCCGAACGCAGATAGTGCTCGGTTTTCTCGTTCCGGTTGTGTTCGAGCTATTGGTTTACATCGTCGTAACGACGGCGGATATTCTGGTGGTAATCGAACATTTCCACAACGGAAACCCGGCGTGGGCATGGTTTACGCTCGCTCTCGTATGGTTGCCAGCTATCGCCTGCTTTTCGGCTATTCTATCGTCTCCCAGTCACTGGCCGGAAGCGGTGGGCTGCGACGAAAGGACGTGGCGATTTATTGGGAAGAATTTGTTGGTTCTACTACTGTTTCCTGTAGCTGCAATTTACAG GTTCAATCGAAGATTGTTCTGGAGTATAGAAGCACTTTTTCATGACCGGAGTTCTTATGGAAGGGTGCAGGCGGTGGAGAAAATCAGGGAAACTTCCCCGTACGAACTTTACCATTTTTTGCAAGCATTTCTGCAATCTGCGCCGCAGATGCTTCTTCAACTGTACATTCTTCTTCGTGGTAACACTTTTCGGAACTATGAAACTGTAACCGCCCAGGTAGTGAGCATTATTTTCTCCTTTCTCACAATGAGTTCCATAGTAACTTCGTACCAAAGGTTCGAGAGCCAAAAAGTGGTAGGCCGTTGCTACCCATGGAGCTCCGAAGAACAAGTTAAGGCTCGAAAACGCCAGTTCATGAGAACAACCAGCACAGCCGAAAGTGTCCTAGTGAGAAACGCTTCCACCTTCATCCCTCCGGAGAGAGATCCAATCGCACCGAATATTATGCGGAATTTCTATTCCAAATTCGGAGAAGAACCATCATCTTCTTCAGGGGGTTCGGGGATTCCTCGAAAAACCATGTACGTCGATCAATCAAACTACGACTCTTATACATCCAAAAAGCACAAGGATCCCTACGAAAACTTCACGGACGACGATAAGTTGACAGTGTCTGACACCGTGGATTCACTTTCGCCGACAGTCAGCTTCAAACAAGATCTGATTGATAATATTGATGACATCCGTGAATACGTGCGGCGTACGGATGATGCCAAGATCGGAGCTGCTCCCATCGATTCCAGCGATGAAGAATATGAagattctgtgctggaagaaACCTTCGATCAAAGTCCGCGAACACCAGCTCCACCAACACCGGCTGCGTACATTATGAATCGAGCTTCCGTACTCAAAGATATATTCGTGTTCAACACCGAAAACTTTATCAAGGATCACGTGCCTCGCCTTCCCAAAGGATTATTCGAACACAGCGAAGAAAAATCGGCAGATCAGGTGGACGGCGACACGGTTTCGCTTCCTTCCCGTCGACAGATGATTCATGGCTTGGAAGATGATGATCTTATTGGCAAATCCGTTTCCTTCACCGGTTGGGTTACGTTCCTGCTTATGCGTATGATTGCACTGTCCGTGTTCTATGTGTTCTTTCCCACCTATTTTTGGATGGTTTGCCTTAACCATTATCTACTGATGATTGCGTGCATAATCTACGAAGTACGTTTCCACGAAAAGTTGGAACGATACTTCTTCTATCTATTTCTGGCCTATATCTACATGTTCTCACTGTTGGAGTTTAAAATCAAATTCATTCATGTGCGAACATGGTACATCGGCTACTTCATCGTAGTGTTCGCCGAAAACATTGCCCTCAGCGCTCTCTGGTATCATCTGGGATCATTCGAGTCCTGGTGGTTCGACTTTCTGCATTATCTAACCATCGCCAGTGGCATACTAAGTCTGCTATGTTTGCTATTCTACTACGCTTTTCTAAGACCGAAAGATAAGCTACTTTTCGTTAACTGA
- the LOC128745361 gene encoding protein BUD31 homolog has product MPKVRRSRKQPPEGWELIEPTLEELEQKMREAETEPHEGKRITESLWPIFKIHHQKSRYIYDLFYRRKAISRELYDYCLKEKIADGNLIAKWKKSGYENLCCLRCIQTRDTNFGTNCICRVPKSKLEEGRVVECVHCGCRGCSG; this is encoded by the exons ATGCCGAAGGTACGCCGGAGTAGAAAGCAACCACCGGAAGGATGGGAACTAATCGAACCAACGCTAGAAGAACTGGAACAGAAAATGCGTGAAG CGGAAACTGAACCGCACGAGGGAAAACGCATAACCGAATCGTTGTGGCCAATTTTCAAGATTCACCACCAAAAGTCCCGGTACATTTATGATCTTTTCTATCGACGAAAAGCTATCAGCCGGGAACTGTACGACTACTGTCTGAAGGAAAAAATCGCCGACGGAAATTTGATTGCCAAGTGGAAAAAATCGGGCTATGAGAACCTGTGCTGTTTGCGGTGCATTCAAACCCGCGATACCAACTTCGGCACTAACTGCATCTGCCGGGTTCCGAAATCGAAACTGGAAGAAGGGAGGGTGGTGGAGTGCGTGCACTGTGGTTGCCGGGGGTGTTCCGGTTAA
- the LOC128745438 gene encoding uncharacterized protein LOC128745438: MDEVYFWNKLEAEYGTININIRNVLKKQNLCSQSLSHLTIEGIQIIEEDMRIMAESLRSAAAAGGTPLHEIYGQTYAENPENFRFLRGEVMCLLDLAEVMKKKGIKYFLNNKLKQKSMSIEIYDEDAEEHSRALYEKIMLHFSSQGITDTSYDELLEQFKTIEIKVFTNDSGKVRAEALCPICQKTGKRSKLSFSMDERNNWHIYSLTRHSNTMHFQMPTCSSHKRRRTNVPTVTSGVQIRNQIPDAARFRDLNVTLTTENDFTNTASFNDLLSTPWDPLSSSLAENEMSNISSDVREEQSDQEVESMEEERIDEELDVESDAAVNDTVHADIPSGIANVSDLENSSEGVTKESIKNSALLNVQINIDKRIQLQRTYGVRYSEYELDVAAYILLTSGISAYKFKRANMHLPSLTSIQRHISRHTYNTREGILMVDSLVKYLTANNFPKVVALSEDGTSLSPNPEYSPRTDSIRGLVAPFDSKGMPLLDIFKASSAEKMINDLKKYTVGEYLYVVMATPMIVGASPFCLLYMCSNNKFTHLQVKQRWEHVEAELETAGVRVVCHASDGDPRLLRAMTERTHLPHTAASMLYGYHFIANINDDVVCIQDTIHLVNKFRHALLNPKKHMAIGKCDVSVECIKQMIEHGDKAIHKMNPSDLNPADKMKFDPTLKMIALDLIEHLVEVVPDCIGTVVYLKVMRLIYISFVEEKISPAERIFAIWTALFVVRAWRWQCLDSDKSIQQCTTSNVYGCLELNAHELVHYIVNCREAHDQFLIENLSSQPCEKTFRTVRSMTTLNHTAVNFTMKDVEQRMQRVQMRLLIAHRRKNVLSFPSLAATSLEASSHSLPNDEQIAQLIKAAEQKATELLTLVGFDENEINFTNSLITRNTDTAPAFESQLLSTNCQQHVLHDPSEEVIECAMNLFPKTGGEPFLKRYRTKRNKNIFKIRRITGKVVNVTKSKMLWIFSSGRFRRTNDRLKRFHRIRTASKICKT; the protein is encoded by the exons ATGGATGag GTTTACTTTTGGAACAAGCTGGAGGCGGAGTATGGAACCATAAACATCAACATTCGAAATGTACTTAAAAAGCAAAACCTATGCAGCCAGTCACTATCTCATTTAACCATCGAGGGAATTCAAATCATAGAGGAAGACATGCGGATCATGGCGGAGAGCTTGCGTAGTGCTGCTGCAGCTGGCGGAACTCCCCTACATGAAATTTATGGGCAGACTTATGCTGAAAATCCAGAAAATTTCCGTTTCCTTAGAGGAGAGGTAATGTGTCTCCTCGACTTAGCCGAGGTGATGAAGAAAAAAGGCATCAAGTACTTCCTCAACAACAAGCTGAAACAAAAATCTATGAGTATCGAGATCTACGACGAAGATGCTGAAGAGCACTCCCGCGCACTGTATGAAAAAATAATGCTACACTTCTCTTCGCA GGGTATAACGGATACAAGCTACGATGAATTGCTGGAGCAGTTCAAAACTATTGAAATCAAAGTATTTACTAATGACAGTGGAAAAGTTCGAGCAGAGGCTCTGTGTCCTATTTGTCAAAAGACAGGAAAAAGATCGAAGCTGTCATTTTCCATGGACGAAAGAAACAACTGGCACATCTACAGCTTAACCAGGCACAGCAACACAATGCATTTTCAAATGCCAACATGTTCATCGCATAAACGACGTCGAACAAATGTTCCAACAGTGACATCAGGTGTTCAGATCAGAAATCAGATTCCTGATGCAGCACGCTTCAGAGATCTCAACGTTACATTAACAACAGAAAACGATTTTACTAATACTGCCTCATTTAACGATTTACTTTCCACCCCTTGGGATCCATTGAGCTCGAGTTTGGCTGAGAATGAGATGTCGAATATTTCCAGCGATGTCAGAGAAGAACAATCAGACCAAGAGGTGGAATCGATGGAAGAAGAAAGAATTGATGAGGAACTTGATG TTGAATCGGATGCAGCAGTGAATGATACCGTACACGCCGATATACCTTCTGGAATTGCGAATGTGTCAGACTTGGAAAATTCTTCCGAGGGCGTCACCAAGGAATCCAT TAAAAATTCAGCTTTGCTCAATGTTCAAATAAATATAGACAAACGAATTCAGCTTCAAAGAACTTATGGGGTACGCTATTCGGAATATGAGCTCGATGTTGCAGCTTATATATTGTTAACGTCGGGAATAAGCGCTTACAAGTTCAAAAGGGCCAATATGCATCTTCCCAGCCTCACAAGCATCCAACGTCATATATCCCGACATACTTATAATACGAGAGAGGGCATTCTAATGGTTGATTCATTAGTTAAATATTTGACTGCTAACAATTTCCCAAAAGTGGTTGCATTAAGCGAGGACGGCACTTCCCTTTCTCCCAATCCAGAGTATTCCCCTCGAACTGATTCTATTCGAGGCCTTGTTGCACCTTTCGACAGTAAAGGGATGCCACTGCTTGACATTTTCAAAGCTTCTTCAGCGGAAAAAATGATCAATGATCTGAAAAAGTATACGGTTGGCGAATATTTATATGTTGTTATGGCCACCCCGATGATCGTTGGCGCATCTCCTTTCTGTTTGTTATACATGTGCAGTAACAACAAATTTACACATCTTCAAGTTAAACAGCGGTGGGAACATGTAGAAGCTGAACTGGAAACAGCTGGAGTAAGAGTTGTATGTCATGCATCCGATGGAGATCCGCGTCTTTTGCGTGCCATGACAGAACGAACTCATCTTCCTCACACGGCTGCAAGCATGTTATATGGATATCACTTTATAGCGAATATAAATGATGACGTTGTTTGCATTCAAGATACGATACATCTCGTGAACAAGTTTCGGCATGCTTTGCTAAATCCTAAAAAGCACATGGCTATAG GGAAATGCGATGTATCAGTTGAATGTATAAAGCAGATGATTGAGCATGGAGATAAAGCTATACACAAAATGAATCCGTCAGACTTGAACCCGGCTGACAAAATGAAATTCGACCCAACGTTAAAAATGATAGCACTAGATTTGATCGAACACTTGGTTGAAGTAGTTCCAGATTGTATTGGTACTGTTGTGTATTTAAAAGTAATGCGATTGATATACATATCGTTTGTCGAGGAGAAAATTTCACCAGCAGAACGAATTTTTGCAATATG GACtgctttgttcgttgttcgagCATGGCGTTGGCAATGTCTTGACTCAGATAAAAGCATTCAACAGTGTACAACTTCAAATGTATACGGATGTTTAGAATTAAACGCACATGAGTTGGTTCACTATATAGTAAACTGCCGAGAAGCTCATGACCAgtttttgattgaaaatttaAGCAGTCAACCCTGCGAGAAGACCTTCCGTACAGTACGATCTATGACAACATTAAACCATACTGCCGTTAACTTCACCATGAAGGATGTTGAGCAAAGAATGCAACGCGTGCAAATGAGGCTACTGATAGCTCATCGTAGGAAAAATGTGCTCTCCTTCCCCAGTCTGGCAGCTACATCACTGGAAGCATCATCACACAGCCTCCCAAATGATGAGCAGATTGCTCAATTGATCAAAGCAGCCGAGCAAAAAGCGACTGAACTGCTTACGTTGGTTGGATTTGATGAGAATGAGATTAACTTCACGAACAGCTTGATCACGCGAAACACTGATACCGCACCTGCGTTCGAATCGCAACTTCTAAGTACCAATTGTCAACAACATGTTCTACACGATCCAAGTGAAGAAGTTATCGAGTGTGCAATGAATCTTTTTCCAAAAACTGGTGGAGAACCTTTTCTCAAGCGTTACAGAactaaaagaaacaaaaacatttttaaaattagaCGGATCACAGGAAAAGTAGTTAACGTCACAAAATCAAAAATGCTGTGGATTTTCTCTTCTGGACGCTTCAGAAGGACAAACGATCGCTTGAAACGCTTCCATCGCATTAGAACAGCTTCCAAAATATGCAAGACTTAA
- the LOC128745153 gene encoding integrator complex subunit 12-like has protein sequence MSTTVDIDPTFKHALKLLHSGNTDSAEKIRNLLDELIKQRFGSSKTLVNTLSKKHLDEERSAVGSNLYVRKQKPAPVVVVPPVVAFESKQQSPATSLPPTESAVPTPESLTVPPPSGSIILSISDVEGNDEDDEVVMEEDQLKELEDLMCIVCRRMDVSARNRLVECADCTSLYHQDCHKPVISEADANDQENAWLCTLCRGKSISKSSSSPSTIGSPAKVSSSSHSKSSSSKSYESSSSSSKHKSSKSSKEGSSHERGERDRDRERDRDRDRDRDRDRDRDRDRERDRDRDRDRDRERDRDRSDRDKDREKSSKSSSSSSSATSSSSAAAAGSSTSGGAGTPNINIISADKRLQMMKKKAAKLHDSKRKHK, from the coding sequence ATGTCCACCACGGTGGACATCGACCCAACCTTCAAGCATGCACTTAAGTTGCTTCATTCGGGGAACACAGATTCAGCGGAAAAAATCCGCAACCTTCTCGATGAACTGATCAAGCAGCGCTTCGGTAGTAGCAAAACTCTTGTCAACACCCTGAGCAAGAAACATCTGGATGAAGAACGGTCGGCCGTTGGGAGTAACCTGTATGTTCGTAAGCAAAAACCGGCTCCGGTGGTCGTCGTTCCTCCCGTAGTAGCCTTTGAATCTAAACAGCAATCCCCAGCAACCAGTTTGCCGCCTACGGAAAGTGCCGTACCGACACCGGAATCATTGACCGTTCCGCCACCATCCGGCTCGATTATTCTTTCGATATCCGACGTGGAAGGAAACGACGAAGATGACGAAGTGGTCATGGAAGAAGATCAGTTAAAAGAGTTGGAGGATTTGATGTGCATAGTGTGTCGAAGAATGGATGTCAGCGCACGGAACCGGTTGGTGGAATGCGCGGATTGCACCTCGCTGTACCATCAAGACTGTCACAAGCCGGTGATTTCCGAAGCCGATGCAAACGATCAGGAGAATGCCTGGCTGTGCACTCTTTGCAGGGGTAAATCGATCAGCAAGTCGTCCTCGTCGCCATCGACCATCGGCTCGCCGGCCAAGGTTTCATCCTCATCGCATTCCAAGTCATCCAGCAGCAAGAGCTATGAATCTTCTTCATCTAGCTCAAAGCATAAAAGTTCCAAGTCGAGTAAGGAAGGTTCGTCTCACGAACGCGGTGAACGCGACAGAGACAGGGAGCGGGATCGGGACCGGGACCGCGATCGGGATCGGGATCGAGATCGCGACCGCGATCGGGAGCGTGACCGAGATCGAGACCGGGATCGGGATCGCGAGCGTGACCGCGATCGTTCCGATCGTGATAAGGATCGAGAGAAATCATCCAAAAGCAGCAGTAGTTCCAGCTCGGCAACATCTAGTTCTAGTGCGGCTGCTGCTGGATCATCAACGTCCGGCGGTGCCGGAACGCCCAATATCAATATTATTAGCGCCGACAAGCGGTTACAAATGATGAAGAAAAAGGCAGCTAAATTGCACGACAGCAAACGCAAGCACAAGTGA